From a region of the Zingiber officinale cultivar Zhangliang chromosome 4B, Zo_v1.1, whole genome shotgun sequence genome:
- the LOC121977101 gene encoding uncharacterized protein LOC121977101 isoform X2 has translation MVRYYKNDNRPFKWLWEMAAFMEKKRPSEEEDEDSVTAAVAEEDAKGWSDRRWRGRGGCGGGVTLEGFVLGAAGNGEGGKTRRSLTDEDLEELKGCLDLGFGFSYEEIPELRNTLPALELCYSMSQMLRLDDPNQQMSSENSPLLAHWRISSPGDDPDEVKARLKYWAQTVACTLRLCS, from the exons ATGGTCCGTTACTATAAGAACGACAACCGACCGTTTAAATGGCTGTGGGAAATGGCTGCCTTCATGGAGAAGAAAAGGCCGAGCGAGGAGGAAGACGAAGACTCCGTGACAGCGGCGGTGGCGGAGGAGGATGCGAAGGGATGGTCCGACCGGAGGTGGCGCGGTCGGGGCGGTTGCGGCGGCGGAGTGACGCTGGAAGGATTCGTCTTGGGCGCGGCGGGGAACGGCGAGGGAGGGAAGACGAGGAGGAGCCTGACGGATGAGGACCTGGAGGAGCTCAAAGGGTGCCTCGACCTGGGGTTCGGGTTCAGCTACGAGGAGATCCCTGAGCTCCGCAACACCCTCCCGGCGCTGGAGCTCTGCTACTCCATGAGCCAGATGTTACGCCTCGACGATCCGAACCAACAGATGTCTTCGGAGAATTCCCCCCTTCTCGCCCATTGGAGGATCTCCAGCCCTG GAGACGATCCAGATGAAGTTAAAGCAAGACTCAAGTATTGGGCACAAACAGTAGCATGTACTCTACGGTTATGCAGCTGA
- the LOC121977101 gene encoding uncharacterized protein LOC121977101 isoform X1, translated as MVRYYKNDNRPFKWLWEMAAFMEKKRPSEEEDEDSVTAAVAEEDAKGWSDRRWRGRGGCGGGVTLEGFVLGAAGNGEGGKTRRSLTDEDLEELKGCLDLGFGFSYEEIPELRNTLPALELCYSMSQMLRLDDPNQQMSSENSPLLAHWRISSPGKLGPLVSLPVIPAIWRMDKDDSVLPRLIYLFVVLDTPHKLFKTLML; from the coding sequence ATGGTCCGTTACTATAAGAACGACAACCGACCGTTTAAATGGCTGTGGGAAATGGCTGCCTTCATGGAGAAGAAAAGGCCGAGCGAGGAGGAAGACGAAGACTCCGTGACAGCGGCGGTGGCGGAGGAGGATGCGAAGGGATGGTCCGACCGGAGGTGGCGCGGTCGGGGCGGTTGCGGCGGCGGAGTGACGCTGGAAGGATTCGTCTTGGGCGCGGCGGGGAACGGCGAGGGAGGGAAGACGAGGAGGAGCCTGACGGATGAGGACCTGGAGGAGCTCAAAGGGTGCCTCGACCTGGGGTTCGGGTTCAGCTACGAGGAGATCCCTGAGCTCCGCAACACCCTCCCGGCGCTGGAGCTCTGCTACTCCATGAGCCAGATGTTACGCCTCGACGATCCGAACCAACAGATGTCTTCGGAGAATTCCCCCCTTCTCGCCCATTGGAGGATCTCCAGCCCTGGTAAGCTTGGTCCTCTCGTTTCCCTCCCAGTGATTCCAGCAATTTGGAGGATGGACAAAGACGATTCAGTTTTGCCTCGATTGATTTATCTCTTCGTCGTGCTCGATACTCCCCACAAGCTATTTAAAACTTTGATGCTTTGA